TGACCCTCTGGGGAACCTTCGGCTTCGGTCTGGGAAGCGCTGATGTCAAAGAGAAAGACAATTCAAGCCGTTTCGGCGGGCGCGAAAGCGATGTGACGCTGATAACCTTGGGAGTCGGCGGAAGCGGAAAGGTGTTTGCCCGCAGGATTGGACAGAACAGTTTGAGCATAGACGCGATAGGAGACTTTGTGTTTGCCCGCATCTCCGATGACGGCTATGGGGGCAGAGCCGGGGTTGACGCGAACAGCGGGACGGCGCGGCTTGGAGTTGAAGTTACCGGGAGTCGTCCTGTTTTGAGCGGTAACATCATTGACGCTTCTCTGGCGCTGGCATACAGGGGTGACTTTGGTGATGCGGCAGCGGGCAGCGGCCTTGAGGTTGGCGGCGGTCTGAAGTTCGGCATCCGCTCGGTTGGTCTGAAAGTTGACCTTGACGGACGCATGCTGGTTCTTCAGAGCGATGATTTGAAAGAGCGAGGTTTTTCCGGCGACATAACGTGGTCTCCGCGTGGCAGGGAGAAAGGTCCGTTTGTGTCTTTCCGTCCGTATCTGGGAGCCACCGGCGACAAGCGCGACACGCTTTGGGAGCAGAGAATAGAAGATGTCAATATTGACACCTCGGCGCAGCGTAAATACGAGTTGGAATTTGGCTACGGAATGCCGCTGATGTATGAGATGGGCAATGTGAAAGTGTTTGCGGGCGGCGTGATAGAAGAGGGCGCCACCGTAAGCCGTTCGGGCGGATTGGACATAGAGACGGGAAGCGGAATAAGCGCGGGGTATGAGGCGGTTGACGAGACTTCCGCGCCGCAAGTGGAGCACCGTGCTTACATCAAGTTCAACAGAGAGTTCTGATTGTTTGCAGCTGAGCGCCTTCCCGCCCCCAAAATACATAATCTCCAACCCCTTGACAATCCCCTTGGCAACTGTGTAGCCTTGTGGGGTTATGACCTTCGGCGATTACATAAGAGCCAAAAGGAAACAAAAAAAGGTTACTCAGGAGACTCTTGCGGACTATCTCGGCGTTTCCAAAGTTTACGTCCATCAGATTGAAACAGGCAAGGCGGATTCCCCTTCGCGGGATAGATGTCGCCAGATAGCAAAGTTCCTTAAAGTCAGTTTTGATGAGACATGGAAACGCTCGCGGCAGGAAAGGCTTCGCAAGTTTGTTGAACGGGAGCACATAGATAAAAAAGACCTTGAGATTCTAACGGACGAGGAGCGGTATCTGGTCAAATTATACCGGGTGCTTGACAATGAGGTTAAGAAAGACTTCAACGGAATGGTCTTTATGCTGTTCAAGCACTACAAGAACTCTGAAGTAAGAAAAATTCTTGAAGAGTTCCTCAAATGCGCCTGACCGGAAAATTCCGACTCTTTTACAAAATAGTTTTCGTGGAAACCACGATACTTTTTCTCATAGGCGCAATTTTCTACAGCCAGTTCAGCAACGCCAAATCGGAACTCATAAAACAGACGGTTGTCGCGTCCGAACTTATCGGCGAGGAGGCGACCGGATATTCCGTTCACACCGCCACCCCCACAAGTTCGGAGTTTTACGCCATGCTCAATAACAAGCACGGAAGCGGCGGGCTTTTCAAAACCTTTGAAGTCGCCCCTTCCGCATTCCGGGTCGCCTTTGCAAACGAGGGCGGATACCATGCGGGCGACAAGGAGTTTCCCTTTGAACAGGGATACGCCATCAGCGATGAGGGCGGAATATACTCCATCTCCGTGCCGTTTCTCGCCGGAGACCCCTACGGCGGAGTCGTAACCATGGAAACGCCGCGCTCGGCTCTCATCGGCAAGGTTCTCAGAAACAACCTTCTCCTTTATCTGGCGCTTTTCATCGTGCTCAACAATCAGGTTTTCATTCTTCACTACCTGATATCAAAACGCCGACAGAACATCATAGACAAGGGTTACACAAAGCCGTATATGAAACAGCACTCCATCGGGGCGCTGAAGGTTATGCGCAAAATTCTTGAGGAAATTATTGAGGACCACCCCGAAGAGATTAAAAAGAACGCTCCGGCGGCTGACGCTCCCGCTACGGCGGAAGAGTCAAAGAAAGTAATATCGCTTTCGCGGTTTCTCAACAAAAACTGATTAATGAAAAGCGGCTTTTTCAGGAAAGTCATTGAAAGCGCGGGCGGCATGCTCGGCGGGTCTCCCGCGGTGGGGATTGACATCGGCTCCCATTCCGTCAAGGCGGTTGCGCTCAAAAAAGAGCGCGGCGGCGGGTTTTCCGCAACCGCCGGAGAGGCGTTTTACGCAGACCTGTTTGCGGACGGAGACGACCCGCGCCGCGCTGTTGAGCCGCTTTCCCTTCTCGCCGGAGATTTCGGCCTCAGAGGGGCGGCTGCGGCGGTTTCGGTGTCCGGCGCGTCCGTGTTTGCGGGCGGTGTTCCGTATTCCGGCGGCTCCCCCGAAGAGGCGGTTTCCGCCCGCCTGTCCGCGCTCTTTCCCGAAGGCGCGGACGGCTGCGTGAGCGATTTCTGCGTCTCCGGCGATGTCGCGCATATGGCGGTCGCAAAAACCGCCGCCGTTCGCGGGCGCGTCTCCGCATTGCGGTCTTGCGGCCTTATTCCCCACGTTGTGGACTATGACGGCTTTGCGGTTGTTAACTCCCGCCTCCGCTCCCGCCCGGAGAGCGAAGGGGCGGCGGTTCTTCTCAATGTGGGGCGGTCTGTAACCAATCTCGCCGTTCTGGACGGCGCAAAGACCGTCCTGACAAGAGACCTTCCGTGCGGCTCCGGCGAGGTAACGCTCGCAATGGCGAACGCCGGAGACATGACGGCGGACGAGGCGGAGGTGAAAAAGATGTCTCTCGGCGCGGACTCAATGCCCGACTTTATCGGCGCGGCCCGCGAGTTCTCTCTGAAACTGGCGCGGGAGGCGCGGGCGACCCTTGACGTGTTTGTTTCCCCGGAATACTCCCCCGCCGTGATTGAAATTTCCGGCGGCGGGGCGCTGCTTTACGGTCTCGCGGACGCGCTTGGGGAAACCCTTGGGGCGGAGGCGCGGCTTTCCGACCCGCTGAAGGGGCTTTGCGACGGGGCGGCGGAGATTTCGGCAAAGTGCGCCGTTGCCACGGGGCTGGCGCTGAGGGTGGCGAAGTGATTTGGACGGTAAACTGACGGCTATGATAGAGATCAACCTCATTGAAAACCCGCCCCGCTCCCTTGCCCGCCCCGTTGCGGCGGCGGTCGCGGTTGCGGCAATTGCCGCCTTTGTTTACATCAAAACCGGAGAAACCCCCGCCCCCTCTCCGGAGACGGAGACGCGCTCCGCCGCCCGTCCGTCCGCAAAGCAACAGCCCCCCGCCCGTGAGAGCGGGCGCGGCAAAAAGGGCCTTCGCGTTACGGGGTTTGTCCGCTATGCGGGCTCGGAGTTCGCCATGCTGGTTTCGGGGCGCAAATCACTCTGGGTTGAAAAAGGGCGGGAGGCGTTCGGGGGGACGGTTTCCGAGGTCAGGGAGGACGGGGTTTTTGTCTCACGGGGCGAGGGGACGGAGTTTTTCCCGCTTAGAAAATGAGGCGCGCGGCGGTTTTAATTTTTGCCGTTGCTCTTGCGGCGGCGTTTCAGCCCTCCCGCTCCGGCGGGGAAACGGGCGGCCCGTGGGCGTTTGATTTCAGAGTCGCGTCCCTCGGCGCGGACGGCGTCAACTACCGGGGGGAG
The Candidatus Dadabacteria bacterium genome window above contains:
- a CDS encoding helix-turn-helix transcriptional regulator — encoded protein: MTFGDYIRAKRKQKKVTQETLADYLGVSKVYVHQIETGKADSPSRDRCRQIAKFLKVSFDETWKRSRQERLRKFVEREHIDKKDLEILTDEERYLVKLYRVLDNEVKKDFNGMVFMLFKHYKNSEVRKILEEFLKCA
- the pilM gene encoding pilus assembly protein PilM, producing the protein MKSGFFRKVIESAGGMLGGSPAVGIDIGSHSVKAVALKKERGGGFSATAGEAFYADLFADGDDPRRAVEPLSLLAGDFGLRGAAAAVSVSGASVFAGGVPYSGGSPEEAVSARLSALFPEGADGCVSDFCVSGDVAHMAVAKTAAVRGRVSALRSCGLIPHVVDYDGFAVVNSRLRSRPESEGAAVLLNVGRSVTNLAVLDGAKTVLTRDLPCGSGEVTLAMANAGDMTADEAEVKKMSLGADSMPDFIGAAREFSLKLAREARATLDVFVSPEYSPAVIEISGGGALLYGLADALGETLGAEARLSDPLKGLCDGAAEISAKCAVATGLALRVAK